The following coding sequences lie in one Drosophila sulfurigaster albostrigata strain 15112-1811.04 chromosome 2R, ASM2355843v2, whole genome shotgun sequence genomic window:
- the LOC133839681 gene encoding uncharacterized protein LOC133839681 isoform X1: MNIYVLFSLLLFLAPGGCPIYSIDVSTLEVPTDFQNELTLQSMLSSEMHQYRNRLNSNAKLNELTAAQHFEQAHPQVEDNPFDHSDLMRSIEDRIKATYYAAASPDELDAHIEQQQEPQSSQKCSRSANDEDTFLGTNLFGSYPKKCFSAEDIALMSARRDFEMLVPKSYPQCLLHDGIVYTLMKYFNSVNQLVKRMTDTDSRRLLQSAFYDALGGYLRFYLLPVAQVSYYAGRLKLCTVERLVTLYRQCRQMLNTNGNGWKIPVADVLCQLKTVHIKPIRLNGEQGNENDASSCALLDQSCVNEDAQREQMLVPLPHLEAEDGDGYLSNIFLPFKHRQIYNLRSAEAAFILVKFYRTLSNCYRFQGISPKTYNQKLRNWIRENLQVHYRDEMFYPGLGGVLQVYEVLGYSAKSSEQSEENEEPVLSEDDSKDYQLATDDENCNGRKTDKKDKEAASRKQSRSAAHDVPVEGAGQKTPKEPNNEEECMECDDESYIGYIAAFLALLLLLLILIICCCLQKRKKGITQTVFTKKTHSKPKEKLVEKSSDKQIPDVEAPQSPNPEEHHSCWRTLFRSRKKQRRKERKARETVPTEIRTEPNPGMGIIGSQMDVYPMKLANLEKYLPRKKASTTEPYYELGSMTSTSSLGYQFQRKFIPLHMQREKRDTYYTKSERKRSKPLAKQTSREHRPQKEPNKDQRESYPAKEDDGIRQIYSHGSKFKRQEGGLHRIEKDGSEDESKSKFCDNSTMKTLSSSPDRRKESGDRQKSQSSAPQFSREIILNQDSQPISEETASMPCSSTAGSSAGRESNAAGWETTFDEDSK, from the exons ATGAACATTTATGTGCTGTTCTCGTTGCTATTGTTTCTGGCGCCCGGCGGTTGTCCCATCTATAGCATCGATGTGTCCACACTGGAGGTGCCCACTGACTTTCAGAATGAGCTAACACTGCAATCGATGCTCTCCTCCGAAATGCACCAATATCGCAATAGACTCAACTCTAATGCAAAACTCAATGAACTGACAGCCGCTCAGCATTTTGAGCAGGCGCATCCTCAAGTTGAAGATAATCCCTTCGATCACAGCGATCTAATGCGCAGCATTGAGGATCGCATCAAGGCCACATACTATGCAGCTGCCTCGCCCGATGAACTGGATGCTCACAttgaacagcagcaggaacCACAGTCGAGTCAGAAGTGCTCTCGCAGTGCCAACGATGAAGACACATTCCTGGGCACCAATCTCTTCGGCAGCTATCCCAAGAAATGCTTCTCCGCCGAGGATATTGCGCTGATGTCCGCACGCAGGGACTTTGAAATGCTTGTACCCAAATCCTATCCCCAATGTCTACTACACGATGGCATTGTCTACACGCTGATGAAGTACTTCAATAGTGTCAATCAGCTGGTGAAACGCATGACCGATACGGACTCAAGGCGACTTCTACAAAGTGCCTTCTACGATGCCTTGGGTGGCTACTTGCGCTTTTATCTGTTGCCTGTGGCACAAGTCTCTTACTATGCAGGTCGCTTAAAGCTGTGCACAGTGGAGCGTTTGGTGACACTGTATCGTCAGTGTCGACAGATGCTCAACACAAATGGCAATGGCTGGAAAATTCCTGTAGCAGATGTGCTCTGCCAGCTGAAGACAGTGCACATTAAACCCATTCGATTGAATGGGGAACAAGGCAATGAGAATGATGCCTCGAGTTGTGCATTGCTCGATCAGAGCTGTGTCAATGAGGATGCGCAGAGGGAGCAAATGTTAGTGCCGCTGCCGCATCTGGAGGCCGAGGATGGCGATGGCTATCTAAGCAATATATTCTTGCCTTTCAAGCATCGACAAATCTACAATTTGCGCTCTGCCGAAGCTGCCTTCATACTCGTGAAGTTCTACAGAACTCTCAGCAATTGCTATCGGTTTCAGGGCATCAGTCCCAAGACCTATAATCAGAAACTACGCAACTGGATAAGGGAAAACCTGCAGGTTCATTATCGGGATGAGATGTTCTATCCTGGTTTGGGCGGTGTACTGCAAGTCTATGAAGTACTTGGCTACTCAGCAAAATCTTCGGAGCAATCGGAAGAAAACGAGGAGCCTGTACTGAGTGAAGATGACTCCAAGGACTATCAGTTGGCCACCGACGATGAAAACTGTAATGGAAGGAAAACCGACAAAAAGGATAAAGAAGCTGCTTCCCGAAAACAAAGTCGTTCGGCAGCACATGATGTTCCTGTTGAGGGAGCTGGCCAAAAGACTCCAAAGGAGCCTAACAACGAGGAGGAATGCATGGAATGCGACGATGAGAGCTACATTGGCTACATTGCCGCCTTTTTGGCGCTGCTTCTATTGCTGCTCATCCtaatcatttgttgttgcttgcaaaAACGTAAAAAGGGTATTACTCAAACTGTTTTCACTAAGAAAACACATTCAAAACCAAAGGAGAAACTAGTTGAAAAATCGTCAGACAAGCAAATCCCGGATGTGGAAGCACCGCAAAGCCCCAATCCTGAAGAGCATCATAGCTGCTGGAGAACATTATTTCGCAGTCGCAAAAAGCAACGTAGAAAAGAACGAAAAGCTCGGGAGACTGTTCCGACCGAAATTAGAACTGAGCCGAATCCTGGCATGGGTATCATAGGCAGCCAAATGGATGTCTATCCCATGAAACTGGCCAACTTGGAAAAGTATCTGCCACGCAAAAAAG CTTCAACTACAGAGCCTTATTATGAACTGGGTTCTATGACGTCGACCTCATCGCTGGGCTATCAATTCCAAAGAAAATTTATACCCCTTCACATGCAACGAGAGAAGCGAGACACATATTACACGAAGTCAGAGAGAAAACGTTCCAAGCCACTCGCTAAACAGACGAGCAGGGAGCATAGACCTCAAAAGGAACCGAATAAGGACCAAAGGGAATCTTATCCCGCTAAGGAAGATGACGGTATACGACAAATTTATAGTCATGGGAGCAAATTTAAAAGACAAGAGGGAGGACTACATCGAATTGAAAAAGACGGTAGTGAGGATGAGAGTAAGTCTAAATTCTGTGATAATTCTACAATGAAGACACTCAGTAGTAGCCCCGACAGAAGAAAAGAGTCAGGTGATAGGCAAAAAAGTCAAAGTTCAG CGCCCCAATTCAGCAGGGAAATCATTCTGAACCAAGACTCACAACCCATTTCTGAGGAAACTGCATCGATGCCCTGCTCTTCAACAGCTGGCTCAAGTGCAGGCCGAGAG TCGAATGCGGCTGGCTGGGAAACTACCTTTGATGAGGACAGCAAGTGA
- the LOC133839681 gene encoding uncharacterized protein LOC133839681 isoform X2, with translation MNIYVLFSLLLFLAPGGCPIYSIDVSTLEVPTDFQNELTLQSMLSSEMHQYRNRLNSNAKLNELTAAQHFEQAHPQVEDNPFDHSDLMRSIEDRIKATYYAAASPDELDAHIEQQQEPQSSQKCSRSANDEDTFLGTNLFGSYPKKCFSAEDIALMSARRDFEMLVPKSYPQCLLHDGIVYTLMKYFNSVNQLVKRMTDTDSRRLLQSAFYDALGGYLRFYLLPVAQVSYYAGRLKLCTVERLVTLYRQCRQMLNTNGNGWKIPVADVLCQLKTVHIKPIRLNGEQGNENDASSCALLDQSCVNEDAQREQMLVPLPHLEAEDGDGYLSNIFLPFKHRQIYNLRSAEAAFILVKFYRTLSNCYRFQGISPKTYNQKLRNWIRENLQVHYRDEMFYPGLGGVLQVYEVLGYSAKSSEQSEENEEPVLSEDDSKDYQLATDDENCNGRKTDKKDKEAASRKQSRSAAHDVPVEGAGQKTPKEPNNEEECMECDDESYIGYIAAFLALLLLLLILIICCCLQKRKKGITQTVFTKKTHSKPKEKLVEKSSDKQIPDVEAPQSPNPEEHHSCWRTLFRSRKKQRRKERKARETVPTEIRTEPNPGMGIIGSQMDVYPMKLANLEKYLPRKKASTTEPYYELGSMTSTSSLGYQFQRKFIPLHMQREKRDTYYTKSERKRSKPLAKQTSREHRPQKEPNKDQRESYPAKEDDGIRQIYSHGSKFKRQEGGLHRIEKDGSEDESFYKDKLFASLEDMTRN, from the exons ATGAACATTTATGTGCTGTTCTCGTTGCTATTGTTTCTGGCGCCCGGCGGTTGTCCCATCTATAGCATCGATGTGTCCACACTGGAGGTGCCCACTGACTTTCAGAATGAGCTAACACTGCAATCGATGCTCTCCTCCGAAATGCACCAATATCGCAATAGACTCAACTCTAATGCAAAACTCAATGAACTGACAGCCGCTCAGCATTTTGAGCAGGCGCATCCTCAAGTTGAAGATAATCCCTTCGATCACAGCGATCTAATGCGCAGCATTGAGGATCGCATCAAGGCCACATACTATGCAGCTGCCTCGCCCGATGAACTGGATGCTCACAttgaacagcagcaggaacCACAGTCGAGTCAGAAGTGCTCTCGCAGTGCCAACGATGAAGACACATTCCTGGGCACCAATCTCTTCGGCAGCTATCCCAAGAAATGCTTCTCCGCCGAGGATATTGCGCTGATGTCCGCACGCAGGGACTTTGAAATGCTTGTACCCAAATCCTATCCCCAATGTCTACTACACGATGGCATTGTCTACACGCTGATGAAGTACTTCAATAGTGTCAATCAGCTGGTGAAACGCATGACCGATACGGACTCAAGGCGACTTCTACAAAGTGCCTTCTACGATGCCTTGGGTGGCTACTTGCGCTTTTATCTGTTGCCTGTGGCACAAGTCTCTTACTATGCAGGTCGCTTAAAGCTGTGCACAGTGGAGCGTTTGGTGACACTGTATCGTCAGTGTCGACAGATGCTCAACACAAATGGCAATGGCTGGAAAATTCCTGTAGCAGATGTGCTCTGCCAGCTGAAGACAGTGCACATTAAACCCATTCGATTGAATGGGGAACAAGGCAATGAGAATGATGCCTCGAGTTGTGCATTGCTCGATCAGAGCTGTGTCAATGAGGATGCGCAGAGGGAGCAAATGTTAGTGCCGCTGCCGCATCTGGAGGCCGAGGATGGCGATGGCTATCTAAGCAATATATTCTTGCCTTTCAAGCATCGACAAATCTACAATTTGCGCTCTGCCGAAGCTGCCTTCATACTCGTGAAGTTCTACAGAACTCTCAGCAATTGCTATCGGTTTCAGGGCATCAGTCCCAAGACCTATAATCAGAAACTACGCAACTGGATAAGGGAAAACCTGCAGGTTCATTATCGGGATGAGATGTTCTATCCTGGTTTGGGCGGTGTACTGCAAGTCTATGAAGTACTTGGCTACTCAGCAAAATCTTCGGAGCAATCGGAAGAAAACGAGGAGCCTGTACTGAGTGAAGATGACTCCAAGGACTATCAGTTGGCCACCGACGATGAAAACTGTAATGGAAGGAAAACCGACAAAAAGGATAAAGAAGCTGCTTCCCGAAAACAAAGTCGTTCGGCAGCACATGATGTTCCTGTTGAGGGAGCTGGCCAAAAGACTCCAAAGGAGCCTAACAACGAGGAGGAATGCATGGAATGCGACGATGAGAGCTACATTGGCTACATTGCCGCCTTTTTGGCGCTGCTTCTATTGCTGCTCATCCtaatcatttgttgttgcttgcaaaAACGTAAAAAGGGTATTACTCAAACTGTTTTCACTAAGAAAACACATTCAAAACCAAAGGAGAAACTAGTTGAAAAATCGTCAGACAAGCAAATCCCGGATGTGGAAGCACCGCAAAGCCCCAATCCTGAAGAGCATCATAGCTGCTGGAGAACATTATTTCGCAGTCGCAAAAAGCAACGTAGAAAAGAACGAAAAGCTCGGGAGACTGTTCCGACCGAAATTAGAACTGAGCCGAATCCTGGCATGGGTATCATAGGCAGCCAAATGGATGTCTATCCCATGAAACTGGCCAACTTGGAAAAGTATCTGCCACGCAAAAAAG CTTCAACTACAGAGCCTTATTATGAACTGGGTTCTATGACGTCGACCTCATCGCTGGGCTATCAATTCCAAAGAAAATTTATACCCCTTCACATGCAACGAGAGAAGCGAGACACATATTACACGAAGTCAGAGAGAAAACGTTCCAAGCCACTCGCTAAACAGACGAGCAGGGAGCATAGACCTCAAAAGGAACCGAATAAGGACCAAAGGGAATCTTATCCCGCTAAGGAAGATGACGGTATACGACAAATTTATAGTCATGGGAGCAAATTTAAAAGACAAGAGGGAGGACTACATCGAATTGAAAAAGACGGTAGTGAGGATGAGA